From Streptomyces sp. TLI_053, a single genomic window includes:
- a CDS encoding serine/threonine-protein kinase yields the protein MPSLPAGLVGRRVAGYRLEAEIGRGGMAVVYRAKDLRLGRTVAVKLLAPELARNEVFRRRFIHESQVAAAIDHPHIIPVFEAGEADGILFIAMRYVERGDLRGLIARGGPFPVERAAGLALQIASALDAAHDHDLVHRDVKPGNVLVAPGTDSEHPEHLYLADFGLTKKSLSLSGLTGVGQIVGTLDYAAPEQISGRPLDGSCDQYGLGCVVFEMLSGAPPFRRESDLALLWAHLNDPPPTVREHRPDLPSAVDEVVGRALAKTPEERFASCLQFVAELRAAATVTPAGGPPGAQWGTAGPPTQVVPAAVPPFGATPGVPDPPPWALPAVRPPGPSHWR from the coding sequence CTGCCGAGCCTGCCCGCCGGCCTGGTCGGACGGCGGGTCGCCGGGTACCGGCTGGAGGCGGAGATCGGCCGCGGCGGCATGGCCGTCGTCTACCGGGCCAAGGACCTGCGGCTGGGCCGGACCGTCGCGGTCAAACTGCTCGCCCCCGAGCTCGCCCGCAACGAGGTGTTCCGGCGCCGTTTCATCCACGAGTCGCAGGTCGCCGCCGCGATCGACCACCCGCACATCATCCCCGTGTTCGAGGCGGGCGAGGCGGACGGCATCCTCTTCATCGCGATGCGCTACGTCGAGCGCGGCGACCTGCGCGGCCTCATCGCCCGGGGCGGCCCCTTCCCGGTCGAGCGGGCCGCCGGGCTCGCCCTGCAGATCGCGTCCGCGCTGGACGCCGCGCACGACCACGACCTGGTCCACCGGGACGTCAAACCCGGCAATGTGCTCGTCGCCCCCGGTACCGACAGCGAGCACCCGGAACACCTCTACCTCGCCGACTTCGGCCTCACCAAGAAGTCCCTGTCGCTGAGCGGCCTGACCGGCGTCGGCCAGATCGTCGGCACCCTCGACTACGCCGCGCCCGAGCAGATCTCGGGACGCCCGCTGGACGGCAGCTGCGACCAGTACGGCCTCGGCTGCGTGGTGTTCGAGATGCTCTCCGGAGCGCCGCCGTTCCGCCGGGAGAGCGACCTCGCGCTGCTCTGGGCCCACCTCAACGACCCGCCGCCCACCGTGCGCGAGCACCGGCCGGACCTGCCGTCCGCCGTGGACGAGGTGGTCGGCCGGGCCCTGGCCAAGACCCCCGAGGAACGGTTCGCCAGCTGCCTGCAGTTCGTCGCCGAGCTGCGCGCGGCGGCCACCGTCACCCCGGCCGGCGGCCCTCCCGGCGCCCAGTGGGGCACGGCCGGCCCACCGACCCAGGTCGTCCCCGCCGCCGTACCCCCGTTCGGCGCCACCCCCGGCGTCCCCGACCCGCCCCCCTGGGCCCTCCCGGCCGTCCGCCCGCCCGGCCCCTCCCACTGGCGGTGA
- a CDS encoding DUF4259 domain-containing protein, giving the protein MGTWGSGNFESDAALDHLSAVVGRLVEEVAEAMAGDPVELEPDEYWGVAVPCNLELLHVLAQAGHTAGELPKAEVVEGWKETFLAVWERSIDGLGPKPAYKAERREVLHRTFDRLAAAARREAADRDGEEYEEG; this is encoded by the coding sequence GTGGGCACGTGGGGCAGTGGGAACTTCGAGAGCGACGCGGCGCTGGACCACCTGTCGGCCGTCGTCGGCCGCCTCGTCGAGGAGGTCGCCGAGGCGATGGCCGGCGACCCGGTCGAGCTCGAACCCGACGAGTACTGGGGCGTCGCCGTACCGTGCAACCTGGAGCTCCTGCACGTCCTCGCCCAGGCCGGCCACACCGCCGGCGAGCTGCCGAAGGCCGAGGTGGTCGAGGGCTGGAAGGAGACCTTCCTGGCCGTCTGGGAGCGCAGCATCGACGGTCTGGGCCCCAAGCCCGCGTACAAGGCGGAGCGCCGGGAGGTCCTGCACCGCACCTTCGACCGGTTGGCCGCCGCCGCGCGCCGGGAGGCCGCCGACCGGGACGGCGAGGAGTACGAGGAGGGCTAG
- a CDS encoding streptophobe family protein: MHQQARSSGPARTAAAGPPGALRGWLDAVAVVLAGFAAMAAVAALGLWAAGANDLPGGGFPYVLAATLALAVGGSVGLDGGAGFFASVDAGIVAMPLSVSLVGALAVAEVFLRQLRFRAVAGGRELLGRAARTAVVWLVALALLCVAARHTFPVPLGGGLVEQLGGALGIEPEVGFHAEPASTLGLGLLWLLVVLAATFAVSRRAPLPRSLVPFQQAVRPAGFAMLLVLLGCVVLGVVAAIVTAAVNGNAREVAAVALLALPNLVWLAFGVGLGGEWNGHLVGAIGLPVPKSLAAVLRVGEGQEGTVSLGTLAEQNARAWWLLPAAAVLMLAAGVFAAHRAPRGVRLWQHAVRLAAAAAVTVLLVGVWTRISADYGLSVLGVGLGEGGLGDLLGSVLGQEAGPVGPAAALTGGTLTLDPVLWITVPLAAGWGLLTGALGALAAARLPRRGETG; the protein is encoded by the coding sequence ATGCACCAGCAGGCCCGTTCGAGCGGGCCGGCCCGCACCGCGGCGGCCGGACCACCCGGGGCGCTGCGCGGCTGGCTGGACGCGGTGGCGGTCGTCCTGGCCGGATTCGCCGCGATGGCGGCCGTCGCCGCGCTCGGCCTCTGGGCGGCGGGGGCGAACGACCTGCCCGGCGGGGGCTTCCCGTACGTGCTCGCCGCCACCCTCGCCCTCGCGGTCGGGGGCTCGGTCGGCCTCGACGGCGGGGCGGGTTTCTTCGCCTCCGTCGATGCCGGGATCGTCGCGATGCCGCTGTCCGTGAGCCTGGTCGGCGCGCTGGCCGTGGCCGAGGTGTTCCTGCGCCAACTGCGGTTCCGCGCGGTCGCGGGCGGCCGGGAGCTGCTCGGCCGGGCCGCCCGGACGGCGGTGGTCTGGCTGGTCGCCCTGGCCCTGCTCTGCGTCGCGGCCCGGCACACCTTCCCGGTACCGCTCGGTGGCGGGCTGGTCGAGCAGCTCGGCGGCGCGCTCGGGATCGAGCCCGAGGTGGGCTTCCACGCGGAGCCGGCGTCCACCCTCGGCCTCGGGCTGCTCTGGCTGCTGGTGGTGCTGGCCGCGACCTTCGCCGTCTCCCGCCGGGCCCCGCTGCCGCGCTCCCTGGTGCCCTTCCAACAGGCCGTGCGCCCGGCCGGGTTCGCCATGCTGCTGGTCCTGCTCGGGTGCGTGGTGCTGGGGGTGGTGGCCGCGATCGTCACCGCCGCGGTGAACGGGAACGCCCGCGAGGTCGCCGCCGTCGCCCTGCTCGCCCTGCCCAACCTGGTCTGGCTCGCCTTCGGCGTCGGTCTCGGCGGCGAGTGGAACGGCCATCTGGTCGGCGCGATCGGACTGCCCGTGCCCAAGTCGCTGGCCGCCGTGCTGCGCGTCGGCGAGGGCCAGGAGGGCACGGTCAGCCTCGGCACGCTCGCCGAACAGAACGCCCGCGCCTGGTGGTTGCTCCCGGCGGCCGCCGTGCTGATGCTCGCCGCCGGGGTGTTCGCCGCGCACCGCGCACCGCGCGGGGTCCGGCTGTGGCAGCACGCGGTGCGGCTGGCGGCCGCTGCGGCCGTCACCGTGCTGCTGGTCGGCGTGTGGACCAGGATCTCCGCCGACTACGGCCTCTCGGTCCTCGGGGTGGGCCTCGGTGAGGGCGGTCTGGGCGACCTGCTCGGCTCCGTCCTCGGCCAGGAGGCGGGCCCGGTCGGCCCGGCCGCCGCCCTGACCGGCGGCACGCTCACGCTCGACCCGGTGCTCTGGATCACCGTGCCGCTCGCCGCCGGCTGGGGGCTGCTGACGGGCGCCCTGGGCGCCCTCGCCGCCGCCCGGCTGCCACGGCGCGGCGAGACCGGCTAG
- a CDS encoding DUF6777 domain-containing protein, translating to MSSQPPSSGPPLGPPSGPPSGPLSGPPSGGRSGPPGPPSGPASGGAGGPSGGGGPGGSSGGPGGGRPTPWWRSGRKAALVAGTAALAVVAAVLIVNNNSGGGGSSDTTVPTANEVALQGPQDPGPAPFTPSVQTEAVQAPAPAPATATATRTAGATATASTGLHNVEGTSAGVYGGTMNKPSCDVERLISITSTGDTGRAWASAQGIEQSAVPGYLRSLTSAYLRVDTRVTNHSYQGGAAVAYQSVLQAGTAVLVDAQGVPRVRCGCGNPLKAPTLVSDAKYVGKPWTGFQPSTVIIVVAAPRPVTEIVLVDIVTGGWFARVTGQIKVVDKEVREPRGPLAPGVPPATSWPSASSSPSNSGSTSASTSSSASTSGSTSTSGSPSGSTSGSSGPSSSPATASASGATSSGATSSGATSSGATSSSASAGTSTSGSTESATSKPTVTSTPAATTTTTKTAASTTSAQQPATATATCATTAPSTLPPCPTVTDTTG from the coding sequence ATGAGTTCCCAACCGCCTTCGTCCGGGCCGCCCCTCGGCCCGCCCTCCGGACCGCCGTCCGGCCCGCTCTCCGGGCCGCCCTCGGGCGGCCGCTCCGGTCCGCCCGGTCCCCCGTCCGGCCCGGCCTCCGGCGGAGCCGGCGGACCGTCCGGCGGCGGCGGACCGGGCGGCTCGTCCGGCGGACCGGGCGGGGGGCGTCCGACGCCGTGGTGGCGCTCCGGCCGGAAGGCCGCCCTGGTGGCCGGCACCGCCGCGCTGGCCGTGGTGGCGGCGGTGCTGATCGTCAACAACAACAGCGGCGGTGGCGGCAGCAGCGACACCACCGTGCCGACCGCGAACGAGGTCGCGCTGCAGGGTCCGCAGGACCCGGGCCCGGCGCCGTTCACCCCGTCGGTCCAGACGGAGGCCGTGCAGGCCCCCGCCCCGGCACCGGCCACGGCGACCGCCACCCGAACGGCCGGTGCCACGGCCACCGCGAGCACCGGCCTGCACAACGTCGAGGGGACGTCGGCCGGCGTCTACGGCGGGACGATGAACAAGCCGAGCTGCGACGTGGAGCGGCTGATCTCGATCACTTCGACCGGCGACACCGGCCGGGCCTGGGCCTCGGCCCAGGGCATCGAGCAGTCCGCCGTCCCCGGCTACCTGCGGTCGCTGACCTCGGCGTACCTGCGGGTGGACACCCGGGTGACCAATCACAGCTACCAGGGCGGCGCGGCCGTCGCCTACCAGTCCGTGCTCCAGGCCGGCACCGCGGTGCTGGTCGACGCGCAGGGCGTGCCGCGGGTGCGCTGCGGCTGCGGCAACCCGCTGAAGGCACCGACGCTGGTCTCGGACGCCAAGTACGTCGGCAAGCCGTGGACCGGCTTCCAGCCGAGCACAGTGATCATCGTGGTCGCCGCGCCCCGGCCGGTGACCGAGATCGTCCTCGTGGACATCGTGACCGGCGGTTGGTTCGCGCGGGTGACGGGGCAGATCAAGGTCGTCGACAAGGAGGTCCGGGAGCCGCGAGGTCCGCTGGCACCCGGTGTGCCGCCCGCCACCTCCTGGCCGTCCGCCTCGTCGAGCCCGTCGAACTCGGGCTCCACCTCCGCCTCGACCTCGTCCTCGGCGTCGACCTCGGGAAGCACGTCCACCTCGGGTTCGCCGTCCGGCTCGACCTCCGGTTCCAGCGGGCCGTCCAGCAGCCCGGCGACCGCGTCGGCCTCGGGCGCGACCTCCTCGGGTGCCACGTCCTCCGGGGCCACGTCCTCGGGTGCGACCTCCTCGTCCGCCTCGGCCGGTACCTCGACCAGTGGCTCCACCGAGTCGGCGACCTCGAAGCCGACGGTGACCTCCACCCCGGCCGCCACCACGACGACCACGAAGACGGCCGCGTCCACCACCTCGGCCCAGCAGCCGGCGACGGCCACGGCGACCTGCGCCACCACCGCGCCGTCCACCCTGCCGCCCTGCCCCACGGTCACGGACACCACCGGCTGA
- a CDS encoding endonuclease/exonuclease/phosphatase family protein translates to MGKPVERARWWVWVRRVLEWSGWAVSALSAALLTVRFGGWDDGTPLALAVVLVPYAALGGVLALGVLLAVRSWWAAAVAGVLAAVQLFWLVPRLVPDGGAAPAADAPRLRLATSNAWVGQADADEIVRLVREQRVDVLAMEELGPGAVARLDRAGIAEVLPHRELRPGRDTAIYSRLPLTPLDGSASEAAREQIAAEVTVGGRTVRLTAVHTYYPLGDSGRWSEDFDGLRAAVAGATRNAVLLGDFNATLDHTPMRALLDTGLTDTHAELGRGAAPTWPESNTYVPGLRPVIQIDHVLHGEALRAVSVTEHRVRGADHRAVVAELAVTG, encoded by the coding sequence GTGGGGAAGCCGGTGGAGCGGGCACGCTGGTGGGTGTGGGTGCGGCGGGTGCTGGAGTGGTCCGGCTGGGCGGTGTCGGCGCTGTCGGCGGCCCTGCTGACGGTCCGCTTCGGCGGGTGGGACGACGGGACGCCGCTCGCGCTCGCCGTGGTGCTGGTGCCGTACGCGGCGCTGGGCGGCGTGCTCGCGCTCGGCGTGCTGCTGGCGGTCCGCTCGTGGTGGGCGGCGGCGGTCGCCGGTGTCCTGGCGGCGGTGCAGCTCTTCTGGCTGGTCCCGAGGCTGGTGCCGGACGGCGGCGCGGCTCCGGCGGCCGACGCGCCCCGGCTGCGGCTCGCCACCAGCAACGCCTGGGTGGGGCAGGCCGATGCCGACGAGATCGTCCGGCTGGTGCGCGAACAGCGTGTCGACGTCCTCGCGATGGAGGAGTTGGGGCCGGGCGCGGTCGCGCGGCTGGACCGGGCGGGCATCGCCGAGGTGCTGCCGCACCGGGAGCTGAGGCCCGGCCGGGACACCGCGATCTACTCGCGGCTCCCGCTGACGCCGCTCGACGGCTCGGCCTCGGAGGCGGCCCGGGAGCAGATCGCGGCCGAGGTGACGGTCGGCGGTCGGACCGTCCGGCTGACGGCCGTGCACACCTACTACCCGCTGGGCGACTCCGGACGCTGGTCGGAGGACTTCGACGGACTGCGGGCGGCGGTGGCCGGTGCCACCCGCAACGCCGTCCTGCTGGGTGACTTCAATGCGACGCTCGACCACACGCCGATGCGCGCCCTGCTCGACACCGGCCTCACCGACACCCACGCGGAGCTGGGCCGGGGTGCCGCGCCCACCTGGCCGGAGTCGAACACCTACGTCCCCGGACTGCGGCCGGTGATCCAGATCGACCACGTACTGCACGGGGAGGCGCTGCGCGCCGTGTCGGTGACGGAGCACCGGGTGCGGGGCGCCGACCACCGCGCGGTGGTCGCGGAGCTGGCCGTCACCGGCTGA
- a CDS encoding DUF11 domain-containing protein, whose translation MVHRPSPHRRRLYALCAAVPLAAGLAAPFALDRAFAAPDLPQRQTAVRGAGTQRPIGPDPVLDLLTHGNLTMASNSVLTCDDSDGSVCNDTEGTNNGRTKYVKTDPNAPGNNASSAQLVVPAGAEVLSARLYWQFNPTNTSNAGGTSGDINKGNTVSWKVPGGTSYEQVTADTYDWFDQQVGGNPPEPLLAGAGVKDVTAQVKAAGAGSYTVADIQACAGRSSAQNFGGNNVGCWGGWSLVVAYRDQADPLRYLQVWDGFQLLRSPDNLATLTLAGIRTPATAPPATMGVTVGDGDVPISGDELLVGSATDNLTLLPMPGPAGVVTDNAFTSRIDRVAADGTGSNTTTRDPAPVNNYGYDARTIDVTGKIPADATQAVLRINGAGDALHPQAVWLAVDALEPDLQITKANTPAGTTDNNPPGNVSPGDSITYTFTVANRHADGGTTDLDTATGITVTDRLPAGTTFVAGSNPSCSAAGQTVTCQVADLAPGASTDIAFRATVDPAATGGTVLDDSASLTFRGNQTRREQTRTSNTVRNTVVETPVYSIAKTATPTSTTPGRTVGYRIEVTNTGRVAAPGVSLDDNLADVLSRADYNGDAVTDLGSVTVTGSTLHWTGDLPVGGSATITYSVTVHSSLTTDTALGNTVTSATYRNNCPPGEGDARCRADVTVTVPTPSPSPTTSPSPTASPSPTASPTASPTASPTASPSPTASPSPTATHGHGHRPTAGPTHSPGPDGKLPDTGSGALPVLALGALGCLMTGLLVLRTRGRRH comes from the coding sequence GTGGTTCATCGACCCTCCCCGCACCGCAGACGTCTCTACGCCCTGTGCGCCGCGGTCCCGCTGGCGGCGGGGCTGGCGGCCCCGTTCGCCCTGGACCGGGCCTTCGCGGCGCCGGACCTGCCGCAGCGGCAGACGGCGGTCCGCGGGGCCGGCACCCAGCGGCCGATCGGTCCCGACCCGGTGCTCGACCTGCTGACCCACGGCAATCTGACGATGGCGTCGAACTCGGTCCTGACCTGTGACGACAGCGACGGATCGGTCTGCAACGACACCGAGGGCACCAACAACGGCCGCACCAAGTACGTCAAGACCGACCCGAACGCGCCGGGGAACAACGCGTCCTCGGCCCAGCTGGTCGTCCCGGCCGGGGCGGAGGTGCTCTCCGCCCGGCTGTACTGGCAGTTCAACCCGACCAACACCAGCAACGCCGGCGGCACCTCGGGGGACATCAACAAGGGCAACACGGTGTCCTGGAAGGTCCCGGGCGGCACCTCGTACGAGCAGGTCACCGCCGACACCTACGACTGGTTCGACCAGCAGGTCGGCGGCAACCCGCCCGAGCCGCTGCTGGCCGGGGCCGGCGTGAAGGACGTCACCGCCCAGGTGAAGGCCGCGGGCGCGGGCAGCTACACCGTCGCGGACATCCAGGCGTGCGCCGGGCGCTCCTCCGCGCAGAACTTCGGCGGCAACAACGTGGGCTGCTGGGGCGGCTGGTCACTCGTGGTCGCCTACCGGGACCAGGCCGACCCGCTGCGCTACCTCCAGGTCTGGGACGGCTTCCAGCTGCTGCGCTCCCCCGACAACCTGGCGACGCTCACCCTCGCGGGCATCCGCACCCCGGCCACCGCCCCGCCGGCCACCATGGGCGTCACCGTCGGCGACGGCGACGTGCCGATCTCGGGCGACGAGCTGCTGGTCGGCTCCGCGACCGACAACCTGACCCTGCTGCCGATGCCCGGCCCCGCCGGTGTCGTCACCGACAACGCCTTCACCAGCCGGATCGACCGGGTCGCCGCCGACGGCACCGGCAGCAACACCACGACCCGCGACCCCGCGCCGGTCAACAACTACGGCTACGACGCCCGGACGATCGACGTCACCGGAAAGATCCCCGCCGACGCCACCCAGGCCGTGCTGCGGATCAACGGCGCCGGCGACGCACTGCACCCGCAGGCCGTCTGGCTCGCCGTCGACGCCCTCGAACCGGACCTGCAGATCACCAAGGCCAACACCCCGGCCGGTACCACCGACAACAACCCGCCCGGCAACGTCTCCCCCGGCGACAGCATCACCTACACCTTCACCGTCGCCAACCGGCACGCCGACGGCGGCACCACCGACCTCGACACCGCCACCGGCATCACCGTCACCGACCGCCTGCCCGCCGGCACCACCTTCGTCGCGGGCTCCAACCCCTCCTGCAGCGCCGCCGGGCAGACCGTCACCTGCCAGGTCGCCGACCTCGCCCCGGGTGCGAGCACCGACATCGCCTTCCGGGCCACCGTCGACCCGGCGGCCACCGGCGGAACCGTGCTGGACGACAGCGCGAGCCTGACCTTCCGGGGCAACCAGACCCGGCGCGAGCAGACCCGCACCAGCAACACGGTGCGCAACACCGTGGTCGAAACCCCGGTCTACTCGATCGCGAAGACCGCCACCCCGACCTCCACCACCCCGGGCCGGACCGTCGGCTACCGGATCGAGGTCACCAACACCGGCCGTGTCGCCGCCCCCGGCGTCAGCCTCGACGACAACCTCGCCGACGTGCTCTCCCGGGCCGACTACAACGGTGACGCCGTCACCGACCTGGGCTCCGTCACCGTCACCGGCAGCACCCTGCACTGGACCGGGGACCTGCCGGTCGGCGGGAGCGCCACCATCACCTACTCGGTGACCGTGCACAGTTCGCTCACCACCGACACGGCCCTCGGCAACACCGTCACCTCCGCCACGTACCGCAACAACTGCCCGCCCGGCGAGGGCGACGCCCGCTGCCGCGCCGACGTCACGGTGACCGTCCCCACGCCGTCGCCGTCCCCCACGACCTCGCCCTCACCGACGGCGTCCCCGTCCCCGACGGCTTCCCCGACGGCTTCCCCGACCGCTTCCCCGACCGCGTCGCCCAGCCCCACCGCGTCCCCTTCCCCCACGGCGACGCACGGCCACGGCCACCGGCCCACCGCCGGGCCGACGCACTCCCCCGGGCCTGACGGGAAACTGCCCGACACCGGCTCCGGCGCGCTCCCGGTGCTCGCCCTCGGCGCGCTCGGCTGCCTGATGACCGGCCTGCTCGTCCTGCGCACCCGGGGCCGCCGACACTAG
- a CDS encoding LCP family protein, which produces MAEPRTGPLTVVGRVLAGTLSVVVLGTSGLVWYEYRQLDSGMVKSGALTEARKNAPPHLDKSVNLLLIGLDSRKDMDGNDLPKEFVEEELHAGSSEIGGYNTNALIVLHIPANGGKVTALSVPRDDYVQTVGADGKMHKIKEAYGIAKGAAEQKLSGKGLSKPELERQSREAGRAATVQTVQSFLDIPIDHFAEVNLIGFYDIAKAVEPIQVCLNNPVDDPIVARTETREGGGTGLRLPAGVSSLDARQALSFVRQRHHLKNGDLDRTHRQQAFISSVVYKLKQDGVVGDLGRLQRLFDAVKKDVVIDDRWNVLDFAQQAPNLTGGNVEFNTLPITGFKNIGGQEVNTVDPVQIKRIVKQLFGHEVPPEAAPSASGEQVAPVVPAAFAAPVAPRTTTPAAPRSTHSPRAGSPSASSEAPSTGPTAEPTPDLPMQGPAVKAGGIPCVD; this is translated from the coding sequence ATGGCTGAGCCCCGCACCGGGCCGTTGACCGTCGTCGGCCGGGTGCTCGCCGGCACCCTCTCGGTGGTCGTCCTCGGCACGAGCGGCCTGGTCTGGTACGAGTACCGGCAGCTCGACAGCGGCATGGTGAAGTCGGGCGCGCTCACCGAGGCCCGGAAGAACGCGCCGCCGCACCTCGACAAGTCCGTCAACCTGCTGCTCATCGGCCTCGACAGCCGCAAGGACATGGACGGCAACGATCTGCCGAAGGAGTTCGTCGAGGAGGAACTGCACGCCGGCTCCAGCGAGATCGGCGGGTACAACACCAACGCACTGATCGTCCTGCACATACCGGCGAACGGGGGCAAGGTGACGGCGCTGTCCGTCCCGCGCGACGACTACGTGCAGACCGTCGGCGCGGACGGGAAGATGCACAAGATCAAGGAGGCGTACGGCATCGCCAAGGGCGCCGCCGAGCAGAAGCTGAGCGGCAAGGGGCTGTCGAAGCCGGAGCTGGAACGGCAGAGCCGGGAAGCCGGGCGGGCCGCGACCGTCCAGACCGTCCAGTCCTTCCTGGACATCCCGATCGACCACTTCGCGGAGGTGAACCTGATCGGCTTCTACGACATCGCCAAGGCCGTCGAGCCGATCCAGGTCTGCCTCAACAACCCGGTCGACGACCCGATCGTGGCCCGGACGGAGACCCGCGAGGGCGGCGGGACGGGGCTGCGGCTCCCGGCCGGTGTCAGCTCGCTCGACGCCCGGCAGGCACTGTCGTTCGTCCGTCAGCGCCATCACCTCAAGAACGGTGACCTGGACCGGACCCACCGGCAGCAGGCCTTCATCTCCTCCGTCGTCTACAAGTTGAAGCAGGACGGCGTGGTCGGCGACCTCGGCCGGCTCCAGCGGCTGTTCGACGCGGTGAAGAAGGACGTCGTCATCGACGACCGTTGGAACGTCCTGGACTTCGCCCAGCAGGCGCCCAACCTGACCGGTGGCAATGTGGAGTTCAACACGCTGCCGATCACCGGGTTCAAGAACATCGGCGGTCAGGAGGTCAACACCGTCGACCCGGTCCAGATCAAGCGGATCGTCAAGCAGCTGTTCGGCCACGAGGTCCCACCGGAGGCCGCGCCCTCCGCCTCCGGAGAGCAGGTCGCGCCCGTCGTACCGGCGGCGTTCGCGGCGCCCGTCGCCCCCCGGACGACGACTCCGGCCGCGCCCCGCTCCACGCACTCCCCACGCGCCGGGAGCCCGTCCGCATCATCGGAGGCCCCGTCGACCGGACCCACTGCCGAGCCGACGCCCGACCTTCCCATGCAGGGCCCCGCGGTGAAGGCCGGGGGCATCCCCTGCGTGGACTGA
- a CDS encoding DUF6542 domain-containing protein, which translates to MVGQHARGAGGSAPPPRPGGTAVVLLAATGLPLAGAVAGELTGNGGGPLLAVGAVLGTGVAAARCTRPGRWWVVIAAPPVVLVARVGTAWATATASDAGSDAAQGKALASAAVRWVVDAFPVMALALVVALSVVAGRAALAARSARTRPTATATASGSGAGSGVGSASRVPSPRPRTVPAPGPARVTPTPTPAAVPAGRTADRRRRHG; encoded by the coding sequence ATGGTCGGGCAACACGCGAGAGGCGCGGGAGGATCGGCCCCGCCGCCCCGCCCCGGTGGCACGGCGGTGGTCCTGCTGGCCGCGACCGGGCTGCCGCTGGCCGGCGCGGTCGCCGGGGAGCTGACCGGGAACGGCGGCGGTCCGCTCCTCGCCGTTGGTGCCGTTCTGGGAACCGGCGTCGCGGCGGCCCGCTGCACCCGCCCCGGGCGCTGGTGGGTCGTCATCGCCGCGCCGCCCGTGGTCCTGGTCGCCAGGGTCGGCACCGCCTGGGCCACCGCCACCGCATCCGACGCCGGATCCGATGCCGCACAGGGCAAGGCGCTCGCCTCGGCGGCGGTGCGCTGGGTGGTCGACGCCTTCCCGGTGATGGCGCTGGCCCTGGTCGTGGCGCTGTCGGTGGTCGCCGGACGAGCGGCCCTCGCGGCCCGGTCGGCCCGCACCCGCCCGACCGCGACCGCGACCGCAAGCGGGAGCGGGGCCGGGAGCGGGGTTGGGAGCGCGAGCCGGGTCCCGAGCCCGCGCCCACGTACGGTTCCGGCCCCCGGCCCGGCCCGGGTCACCCCCACCCCCACCCCGGCCGCGGTCCCCGCCGGCCGGACCGCTGACCGGAGGCGTCGTCATGGCTGA
- a CDS encoding antitoxin yields the protein MFEHLKNLADKATDLAREHSGAVTQGLDKVAGIVDDRTDGKYSGHIETATGKAKDFVNGLDEPK from the coding sequence ATGTTCGAGCACCTCAAGAACCTCGCCGACAAGGCCACCGACCTCGCCCGCGAGCACAGCGGAGCCGTCACCCAGGGCCTGGACAAGGTCGCCGGGATCGTCGACGACAGGACGGACGGCAAGTACAGCGGGCACATCGAGACCGCCACGGGCAAGGCGAAGGACTTCGTCAACGGCCTGGACGAGCCCAAGTAA